A single window of Sphingobium sp. SCG-1 DNA harbors:
- a CDS encoding acetolactate synthase 3 large subunit codes for MADFQAVAQAEYGAGNPEPEKQRERSGADILCECLVDLGVEVVFGYPGGAVLPIYDALYAHPKIKHILVRHEQAATHAAEGYARSTGKPGVVLVTSGPGATNAITGITDALMDSIPMVVITGQVATHLIGTDAFQEADTVGLTRHCTKHNYLVKSPIKLAHIIHEAFHIATSGRPGPVVIDIPKDVQVATAPYGRPEPVEHPSYRPEFKAETRVIEAAVDMLMAAERPILYTGGGIINSGPHASELLRELAEMTGAPVTSTLMGLGAYPASGKQWLGMLGMHGTYEANFTMNKADLILCLGARFDDRVTGRIDAFSPDSKKIHVDIDRSSVNKNIIADLAVIGDVGSVMADMIALLKKRGYAKPDFSEWWARIEGWRARRSLDYVETGDEIMPQRAIADLYAATRGRDVVITTEVGQHQMWAAQHFHFDDPNKWLTSGGLGTMGYGLPAAIGAQLGNPDALVIDIAGDASIQMNIQELGTATQYRLPVKIFILNNEYMGMVRQWQELTYESRYSESYSDSLPDFVKLAEAYGWTALRIETHDELAAGIRKMIDTPGPVLVDCRVAKLSNCFPMIPSGAAHIDMLLDPTMVSGTMDDEAKALV; via the coding sequence GTGGCCGACTTCCAGGCCGTTGCGCAGGCTGAATATGGCGCGGGCAATCCCGAGCCGGAAAAACAGCGGGAGCGCAGTGGCGCCGACATCTTGTGCGAATGTCTGGTCGATCTGGGTGTGGAAGTCGTATTCGGCTATCCCGGCGGCGCAGTGCTGCCCATTTACGATGCGCTCTATGCGCATCCGAAGATCAAGCACATCCTCGTCCGTCATGAGCAAGCTGCGACCCATGCCGCCGAAGGCTATGCGCGTTCCACCGGCAAGCCCGGCGTCGTCCTCGTCACATCCGGCCCCGGCGCGACGAACGCTATCACCGGCATCACCGATGCGCTGATGGACTCCATTCCAATGGTCGTCATCACGGGCCAGGTCGCCACGCATCTGATCGGCACGGACGCCTTTCAGGAAGCGGACACCGTCGGCCTGACGCGGCACTGCACCAAACACAACTATTTGGTGAAGTCGCCGATCAAGCTCGCCCACATCATCCATGAAGCGTTCCACATCGCTACGTCAGGGCGTCCCGGCCCCGTCGTGATCGACATCCCCAAGGACGTTCAGGTCGCGACTGCGCCCTATGGCCGCCCGGAGCCTGTCGAGCATCCAAGCTATCGCCCTGAGTTCAAGGCCGAAACGCGCGTGATCGAAGCCGCTGTGGACATGCTGATGGCGGCGGAACGCCCCATCCTCTACACTGGCGGCGGCATTATCAATTCGGGACCGCATGCGTCCGAATTGCTGCGTGAATTAGCGGAGATGACCGGCGCGCCCGTCACCTCGACGTTGATGGGTCTTGGCGCGTATCCGGCATCTGGCAAGCAGTGGCTCGGCATGCTCGGCATGCACGGCACCTACGAAGCCAATTTCACGATGAACAAGGCGGACCTGATTCTCTGCCTCGGCGCACGCTTCGACGATCGCGTGACCGGTCGCATCGACGCCTTCTCGCCTGACAGCAAGAAAATCCACGTCGATATCGACCGAAGCTCGGTCAACAAGAACATCATCGCCGATCTGGCAGTCATCGGCGACGTTGGCAGCGTCATGGCCGACATGATCGCCCTGCTGAAGAAGCGCGGTTACGCCAAGCCGGATTTCTCCGAATGGTGGGCGCGGATCGAAGGCTGGCGCGCACGCCGCAGCCTCGATTATGTCGAGACCGGCGACGAGATCATGCCGCAGCGCGCGATTGCGGACCTCTATGCCGCGACGCGCGGGCGGGATGTCGTCATCACGACCGAAGTCGGCCAGCATCAGATGTGGGCGGCGCAGCACTTCCACTTCGACGATCCGAACAAGTGGCTGACCTCCGGCGGCCTTGGCACCATGGGCTATGGCCTGCCCGCAGCGATCGGCGCGCAACTCGGCAATCCCGATGCGCTGGTCATCGACATCGCGGGCGACGCTTCGATCCAGATGAACATTCAGGAACTGGGCACCGCGACGCAATATCGTCTGCCGGTCAAGATCTTCATCCTGAACAACGAATATATGGGCATGGTCCGGCAATGGCAGGAACTGACCTATGAAAGCCGCTATTCGGAAAGCTACAGCGACAGTCTGCCCGACTTCGTGAAGCTCGCCGAAGCCTATGGCTGGACCGCGCTGCGGATCGAAACGCATGACGAATTGGCGGCGGGCATCCGGAAAATGATCGATACGCCCGGCCCCGTGCTGGTCGACTGCCGCGTGGCGAAGCTGTCGAACTGTTTCCCGATGATACCATCGGGTGCGGCGCATATCGACATGCTGCTTGATCCGACAATGGTTTCGGGCACGATGGACGACGAAGCGAAGGCCCTCGTCTGA
- the miaA gene encoding tRNA (adenosine(37)-N6)-dimethylallyltransferase MiaA has product MDTPNIRTGESRPPLALIAGPTASGKSALAIALAERADGVVINCDASQVYRDLAILSARPSPEEMARVPHRLFGHIDGAEACSAPRWAAEAKAEIASAHAAGKLPILVGGTGLYIRTLLDGIAPVPDIDPEIRMAVRAMPVADAYAALGREDPEAAQRLAPADTTRVARALEVVRSTGRPISAWQADKVGGIGKDIALRPLILLPPRDWLLDRCDARFEAMVAHGAADEVRAILTRKLMPELPVMRAIGVREVAAWMSSEIDRETMLERGRLATRQYAKRQYTWFSNQPPPNWTRAREAIDNNITDNVITLLQ; this is encoded by the coding sequence ATGGACACTCCCAATATCAGAACCGGCGAATCCCGCCCGCCGCTGGCGCTTATTGCCGGGCCGACCGCCAGCGGCAAGAGCGCGCTCGCCATTGCGCTCGCCGAGCGGGCCGATGGCGTCGTCATCAATTGCGACGCGAGCCAGGTCTATCGTGATCTCGCGATCCTGTCCGCCCGCCCCTCGCCCGAAGAAATGGCGCGCGTACCACACCGCCTCTTCGGCCACATCGACGGAGCGGAGGCCTGTTCCGCTCCCCGGTGGGCGGCAGAAGCCAAAGCGGAGATCGCCAGCGCCCACGCGGCAGGCAAGCTACCGATATTAGTGGGCGGCACGGGGCTTTATATACGAACACTGCTGGACGGCATTGCCCCTGTCCCCGATATCGACCCGGAGATTCGCATGGCAGTTCGGGCGATGCCGGTCGCCGATGCCTATGCCGCTCTAGGCCGGGAAGATCCCGAAGCGGCACAGCGCCTCGCCCCCGCCGACACCACGCGCGTCGCCCGTGCGCTGGAGGTCGTGCGATCCACAGGCCGCCCGATCAGCGCGTGGCAGGCGGATAAGGTAGGTGGCATCGGCAAGGATATCGCTTTGCGTCCGCTGATCCTGCTGCCCCCGCGTGATTGGCTACTCGATCGATGCGACGCTCGCTTTGAGGCCATGGTTGCGCACGGCGCGGCCGACGAAGTACGCGCGATCTTGACTAGGAAGTTGATGCCTGAATTGCCTGTCATGCGCGCAATTGGCGTTCGCGAAGTGGCAGCCTGGATGTCGAGCGAAATAGATCGCGAAACCATGCTTGAGCGCGGGCGGCTGGCAACGCGGCAATATGCCAAGCGGCAATATACCTGGTTCTCCAATCAGCCCCCTCCCAACTGGACACGGGCAAGAGAAGCAATCGATAATAATATTACAGACAATGTTATAACTTTATTACAATAA
- the serB gene encoding phosphoserine phosphatase SerB, with product MFVATLVASAAIGQGDIAEARDRLSAVGCAPGDSQWIEAEKAFDLFFTADPLAARGALSGVGSGIDVIVQPVASRQKKLIVADMDSTMITVECIDELADFAGIKAQVAEITERAMQGELDFKAALRARVALLKGLDDAVIDQCRTERVKIMPGAKALIGTMRSRGARAILVSGGFTRFTGPVAAEIGFDTAVANVLEIADGKLTGTVQSPIVDASRKRFELGAAMAQLGLAREETLAVGDGANDIPMIEAAGLGVAYHAKAKARAAADAEIVHGDLSVLLYAQGIPQADWVEVNA from the coding sequence ATGTTCGTTGCGACCTTAGTGGCAAGCGCCGCGATCGGGCAGGGGGATATTGCAGAAGCGCGGGATCGGCTGTCGGCGGTGGGCTGCGCGCCCGGAGACAGCCAGTGGATCGAGGCAGAGAAGGCGTTCGACCTGTTTTTTACTGCCGATCCCCTAGCGGCGCGGGGTGCCTTGTCCGGCGTTGGATCAGGGATCGACGTGATCGTGCAGCCGGTCGCTTCGCGTCAAAAGAAGCTGATCGTTGCGGACATGGATTCGACGATGATTACTGTCGAGTGCATCGACGAACTGGCGGATTTCGCCGGGATCAAGGCGCAGGTGGCGGAAATCACCGAGCGCGCCATGCAGGGCGAGCTTGATTTCAAAGCGGCGTTGCGCGCGCGGGTGGCCCTGCTGAAAGGACTGGACGACGCGGTGATCGACCAGTGTCGGACCGAGCGCGTCAAGATCATGCCGGGCGCGAAGGCGCTGATCGGGACGATGCGGTCGCGCGGTGCGCGGGCGATACTGGTGTCGGGTGGCTTCACGCGGTTTACCGGGCCGGTGGCGGCGGAAATCGGCTTCGATACGGCGGTGGCCAATGTGCTCGAGATTGCCGATGGTAAGCTCACGGGCACTGTGCAAAGCCCCATCGTCGACGCGTCTCGCAAACGGTTCGAGTTGGGAGCGGCCATGGCGCAGCTTGGCCTGGCGCGCGAGGAGACGCTGGCGGTCGGCGATGGCGCTAATGACATACCGATGATCGAGGCTGCCGGGCTAGGGGTGGCTTACCATGCTAAGGCGAAGGCACGCGCCGCCGCGGATGCAGAGATCGTGCATGGCGACTTGAGCGTGCTGCTTTATGCGCAGGGCATCCCGCAGGCGGATTGGGTCGAAGTCAATGCCTGA
- a CDS encoding potassium channel family protein — MRLDTRPSGPGLSHFLRRRSSLPAWADFAWRVALILVLIAIVLLIHWIDRDGLKDNLDNHISFIDVLYFTTVTVTTVGYGDIVPISPQTRLFETFIVTPIRLFVWLIFLGTAYSFFLRNTLYRWRMARIQQALNNHIIVAGFGTSNSEAVRELIARGHDPHEIVVIDSNDTALAEAEALGCNILCGDATRDRTLTDVRIDRACSMVVSAGRDDASILITLTARHLAPDIPISIVVRNEDNELPARQAGATTVINPVSFAGLLLASSCTGHHIAHYMADLAAAGGGVKLSERSVTSEEVGKPLQAVSTGIAVRIYRDGRPVGYWESGAQALQAGDQIVEIVPGLDR, encoded by the coding sequence ATGCGCCTTGATACGCGCCCCTCCGGTCCGGGACTGTCCCATTTTCTAAGGCGCCGGTCGTCGCTTCCGGCATGGGCGGACTTCGCGTGGCGCGTGGCGCTGATACTGGTGCTGATAGCCATCGTGCTGCTCATCCACTGGATCGACCGCGATGGATTGAAGGACAATCTCGACAATCACATCAGCTTCATTGACGTCCTGTATTTCACGACCGTCACCGTCACGACCGTCGGCTACGGCGACATTGTGCCCATCAGCCCGCAGACGCGCCTGTTCGAGACTTTCATCGTCACGCCGATCCGCCTGTTCGTCTGGCTGATCTTCCTCGGCACGGCGTACAGCTTCTTCCTTCGCAACACGCTTTACAGGTGGCGCATGGCCCGCATCCAACAAGCACTGAACAACCACATCATTGTCGCCGGTTTCGGGACGAGCAACAGCGAGGCCGTGCGCGAACTCATCGCCCGTGGCCACGATCCGCATGAGATCGTCGTCATCGACAGCAACGATACCGCGCTTGCCGAAGCCGAAGCGCTGGGGTGCAATATCCTGTGCGGCGACGCGACGCGTGACCGCACCCTGACCGACGTTCGCATAGATCGCGCCTGCTCCATGGTCGTGTCGGCGGGACGGGACGATGCGTCCATCCTGATAACTCTGACGGCACGCCACCTCGCGCCGGACATTCCGATCAGCATCGTCGTGCGCAACGAAGACAATGAGCTTCCCGCGCGACAAGCGGGGGCCACTACCGTCATTAACCCCGTCAGCTTCGCCGGACTGCTGCTCGCCAGTAGCTGCACCGGCCACCACATCGCGCACTATATGGCGGACCTTGCAGCGGCGGGCGGCGGCGTAAAGCTTTCGGAACGGTCTGTCACGTCAGAGGAAGTCGGCAAACCATTGCAAGCCGTGTCGACGGGCATCGCCGTGCGGATTTACCGCGACGGCCGCCCAGTCGGCTATTGGGAGTCAGGCGCGCAGGCGTTGCAGGCTGGCGATCAGATCGTGGAAATCGTGCCTGGGCTGGACCGGTAA
- the surE gene encoding 5'/3'-nucleotidase SurE, whose amino-acid sequence MRILLTNDDGVHAPGLKVLEKIARTLSDDIWIVAPSEEQSGAGHSLTLTRPLRIRKHGEKHYSVTGTPTDAVMMAVGHLMKDSPPDLILSGVNRGANLAEDVTYSGTVAAAMEGAISGVRSIALSQVYSREGMGDNVPFACAEAWGEKVIRPLIAMPAGKRMLINVNFPAIGPEDVKGIRVVRQGFHDIDRTRIIEGTDPRGYRYYWFGLGNSDAVPEGSDLEAISQGYITVTPLHYDLTHGGSMDAVAAAFSGS is encoded by the coding sequence ATGCGCATCCTGCTGACGAACGACGATGGCGTGCACGCGCCTGGCCTCAAGGTTCTGGAGAAGATCGCCCGCACCTTGTCCGACGACATCTGGATCGTCGCGCCGTCAGAGGAGCAATCAGGCGCGGGCCACAGTCTGACGCTCACGCGCCCGTTGCGCATCCGCAAGCATGGCGAAAAGCACTATAGCGTCACCGGCACCCCCACCGATGCGGTGATGATGGCTGTTGGGCATTTGATGAAGGATAGCCCGCCGGACCTCATCCTGTCCGGGGTCAACCGCGGCGCGAATCTTGCCGAGGACGTGACCTACAGCGGCACCGTCGCCGCCGCGATGGAGGGCGCGATCTCCGGCGTGCGATCGATCGCATTGAGTCAAGTCTACTCGCGCGAAGGCATGGGCGACAATGTCCCCTTCGCCTGCGCCGAAGCATGGGGCGAGAAAGTGATCCGCCCGCTAATCGCCATGCCTGCGGGCAAACGGATGCTGATCAACGTCAACTTCCCCGCCATCGGTCCGGAGGACGTGAAAGGCATCCGCGTCGTCCGTCAGGGCTTCCACGATATCGACCGCACCCGCATCATCGAAGGCACCGATCCGCGGGGCTATCGCTATTACTGGTTCGGCCTCGGCAACAGCGACGCGGTGCCGGAAGGCAGCGACCTGGAAGCCATATCGCAGGGCTACATCACCGTCACGCCACTCCATTACGACCTTACGCATGGCGGATCGATGGATGCGGTGGCGGCGGCATTTTCCGGAAGCTGA
- the serS gene encoding serine--tRNA ligase, producing the protein MHDIRAIRDNPAAFDAALAKRGLAPLSAEILQADERRRSVATELQVNQARRNEASKAIGQAMAAKDSARAEALKAEVAALKANLPEMEQQDRESAEAIDALLLAIPNLPAEDVPEGADENDNVEVSRWGKIRDFDFEPRDHADFGPALGLDFESAANMSGARFTALRGPMARLHRALAQFMLNTQTGDNGYEEVNPPLLVRDEALYGTGQLPKFAEDLFHTTDGRWLIPTAEVSLTNFVREQIVPLDTLPLRFTALTPCFRSEAGSAGRDTRGFIRQHQFEKVELVAICPPDQSEAEHDRMLDAAEGILQALNLPYRKVLLCTGDMGFSARKTFDLEVWLPSQQTYREISSISNCGDFQARRMNARFKPEGEKATKFLHTLNGSGLAVGRTLVAVLENYQQADGSVLVPEVLAPYMGGVTQLDPK; encoded by the coding sequence ATGCATGATATCCGCGCTATCCGGGACAATCCCGCCGCCTTCGACGCCGCACTTGCGAAGCGGGGGCTGGCTCCGTTATCGGCCGAGATCTTGCAGGCCGATGAGAGACGCCGTTCCGTCGCAACGGAACTCCAGGTCAACCAGGCCCGCCGCAACGAAGCAAGCAAGGCGATCGGTCAGGCCATGGCCGCCAAGGACAGCGCCCGCGCCGAAGCACTGAAGGCGGAAGTCGCCGCGTTGAAGGCCAACCTGCCGGAAATGGAGCAGCAGGATCGTGAGAGCGCCGAAGCCATCGACGCGCTGCTGCTCGCCATCCCCAACCTTCCGGCCGAAGACGTGCCGGAAGGTGCCGACGAAAACGACAATGTGGAAGTGAGCCGCTGGGGGAAAATCCGCGACTTCGACTTCGAACCCCGCGACCACGCCGATTTCGGACCCGCGCTGGGCCTCGATTTCGAAAGCGCTGCCAACATGTCCGGCGCGCGCTTCACCGCATTGCGTGGGCCGATGGCGCGCCTGCACCGCGCCTTGGCGCAGTTCATGCTGAACACGCAGACCGGCGATAATGGCTATGAAGAAGTCAATCCGCCGCTGCTGGTACGCGACGAGGCTCTCTATGGCACCGGGCAGCTTCCCAAGTTCGCCGAGGATTTGTTCCACACCACCGATGGCCGCTGGCTGATCCCCACGGCGGAAGTCAGCCTCACCAATTTCGTCCGCGAACAGATCGTGCCGCTCGACACCCTGCCGCTGCGGTTCACGGCGCTCACACCCTGTTTCCGGTCCGAGGCAGGATCGGCCGGTCGCGACACGCGCGGCTTCATTCGCCAGCATCAGTTCGAGAAGGTCGAGCTTGTCGCGATCTGCCCGCCAGACCAGTCCGAAGCCGAACATGACCGCATGCTCGACGCAGCGGAGGGCATCCTGCAAGCACTGAACCTGCCCTACCGCAAAGTGCTGCTGTGCACCGGTGACATGGGCTTTTCTGCGCGCAAGACGTTCGATCTCGAAGTGTGGTTGCCGAGCCAGCAGACCTATCGCGAGATCAGCAGCATCTCCAACTGCGGAGATTTCCAGGCACGCCGCATGAATGCCCGCTTCAAGCCTGAGGGCGAGAAAGCCACGAAGTTCCTGCACACCTTGAACGGCTCCGGCCTTGCAGTCGGACGCACGCTGGTTGCGGTGCTGGAAAACTATCAGCAAGCCGATGGCAGCGTCCTCGTCCCCGAAGTCCTTGCCCCCTATATGGGCGGCGTGACGCAGCTCGATCCCAAGTAA
- the dksA gene encoding RNA polymerase-binding protein DksA yields the protein MALVVNSGSGDGASAKAPVSLPENYRPSADEEFMNPQQLEYFRRRLLDWKKQILTEAEGTLAVLQNEPLREPDLNDRASSETDWSIELRTRDRQRKLISKIDAALRRIDDGEYGYCEVTGEPISLGRLEARPIATMTVEAQERHERQEKVSRDD from the coding sequence ATGGCATTGGTCGTTAATTCGGGAAGCGGCGATGGCGCGTCGGCAAAAGCGCCCGTCAGCCTCCCGGAAAATTACCGTCCTTCCGCGGACGAAGAGTTCATGAACCCCCAGCAACTCGAATATTTTCGTAGGCGGTTACTGGATTGGAAGAAGCAAATATTGACCGAAGCGGAGGGCACGCTGGCCGTGCTCCAGAACGAACCGCTCCGGGAGCCTGACCTCAACGATCGTGCGTCGAGCGAGACGGACTGGTCCATCGAACTGCGTACCCGCGACCGTCAACGTAAGCTGATTTCCAAGATAGATGCGGCGCTGCGCCGCATTGACGATGGCGAATATGGCTACTGCGAAGTAACAGGCGAACCGATTTCGCTTGGACGGTTGGAAGCCCGGCCCATCGCGACAATGACCGTGGAAGCGCAGGAACGGCACGAGCGGCAGGAAAAGGTTTCACGCGACGATTAA
- a CDS encoding PilZ domain-containing protein, translated as MGADEAGERGPARGSRRDSLFLLTILSAPDGRNLGSARVRNLSATGLMADCEKPFSQGDRVTMKLRGVGSVEGTIAWAKSDRIGVSFDAPIDPQLARRPVSDTASSAILPEYLRVPVAAPRGRR; from the coding sequence ATGGGCGCAGACGAAGCCGGAGAGCGCGGCCCCGCTCGGGGGTCCCGGCGGGACAGCCTTTTTCTACTTACAATCTTGAGCGCCCCGGATGGCCGTAATTTGGGTAGCGCGCGCGTCAGGAATCTCTCCGCCACTGGCCTGATGGCAGACTGCGAAAAGCCGTTTTCGCAAGGCGATCGAGTTACGATGAAGTTGCGCGGAGTCGGGAGTGTCGAAGGCACGATAGCTTGGGCCAAGAGCGATCGCATTGGAGTCAGCTTCGACGCCCCTATCGACCCGCAGCTTGCAAGACGGCCAGTATCGGACACGGCATCATCTGCGATACTGCCCGAATATTTGAGGGTGCCTGTCGCGGCGCCACGTGGGCGCCGCTGA
- a CDS encoding YdcH family protein, with translation MDNSHISALQAKHAGIEARIKAETSRPMPDAVLLATLKKRKLRVKEELSSAH, from the coding sequence ATGGACAACAGTCACATCTCTGCCCTGCAAGCCAAGCATGCGGGAATCGAAGCGCGCATCAAGGCGGAAACAAGCCGCCCCATGCCTGACGCCGTCCTGCTTGCGACACTCAAAAAACGCAAATTGCGGGTGAAGGAAGAACTGTCCTCAGCCCATTGA
- a CDS encoding YdcH family protein, which produces MNLEDIMRRLEVLRIEHRDLDSAILALSSSGTGDQLQLARLKKRKLRLRDEIAALEDALVPDIIA; this is translated from the coding sequence ATGAACCTCGAAGATATCATGCGCAGGCTCGAAGTGCTGCGAATCGAGCATCGCGATCTCGACTCGGCGATCCTTGCCCTGTCGTCCAGTGGCACTGGGGATCAGTTACAACTTGCGAGGCTCAAGAAACGCAAGTTGCGGCTCCGTGACGAAATCGCGGCGCTGGAAGATGCGCTTGTGCCGGATATCATCGCCTGA
- a CDS encoding DUF1465 family protein, producing MHSTLYGLDAGLHRRLVDSLYIEAMVMADEARAYFDKAGAEDREALEPLDRIMFSCESLKVTTRLMHVIAWLLAQRAWQRGEIDSEVLADKRFRLGEASASEADAICHFPFAARSLIDGSADLYERVARFEARILAGRTRASGDEFGPAQALIDRLAQSL from the coding sequence ATGCATTCTACTCTTTACGGCCTGGATGCCGGATTGCACCGGCGGCTGGTGGACAGCCTGTACATCGAAGCCATGGTAATGGCGGATGAGGCGCGCGCCTATTTCGACAAGGCAGGCGCGGAGGATCGTGAGGCGCTGGAACCGTTGGATCGCATCATGTTCTCCTGCGAGTCGCTGAAGGTCACGACGCGGCTGATGCACGTCATCGCCTGGCTTCTGGCACAACGTGCATGGCAACGGGGCGAGATCGACAGCGAGGTGTTAGCGGATAAGCGGTTTCGATTGGGTGAGGCGTCGGCGAGCGAAGCCGATGCGATATGCCATTTTCCTTTCGCCGCACGGTCCTTGATCGACGGTAGCGCCGACCTGTACGAACGCGTCGCGAGGTTTGAGGCGCGAATACTGGCTGGGCGGACGCGCGCGTCGGGCGACGAATTCGGTCCTGCACAGGCGTTGATCGATCGGCTGGCGCAGTCCCTGTAA
- a CDS encoding autotransporter assembly complex protein TamA, producing MPLPPVVPTIGNPLEIDPNAPLAPMSDIGVAWPEMDAPDATAPPVAEIPDIQPGDPVAEEVATAGAADSQPEAPAAETAQFDAGAEHRYRVQLQGLDGISDTLFVTRFDELSVLKQGDNKPANLAQINRRIKEDTELLDRLMRAKGYYNARVRGAVSPSAASEERLRVTMDVTPGPQYLLASIDLRGLAEAGPKEPVLRDAFTVKTGDPIDADRIVGAQETLAGALSNNGFPFAKVEEPVVRVDHEARRGDLDVIVATGGYRTFGKIVMPNDDLFSARHVQRIARFHPGDTYMASDVEDLRRALVATGLVSTVALTPRDAGDGEHVDLGVEIVAAPPRTIAGEIGYGTGEGARVAASWQHRNFFPPEGAVTVRGVLGTQEQTGSFTYRRNNFKKRDQVLTGLLSISNIKRDAFDARTVQLSGTIERQTNIIFQKKWVWSVGMELVASDERDSFSRITGGRRTFLIGATPTSLTYDGSDDLLNPTKGFRLGGRLSPELSFQNSTFGYVRAQIDGSLYQPVTERVVLAGRTRIGTILGSSVSRIAPSRRFYAGGGGSVRGYGFQAIGPRDINNDPIGGKSLAEFSLEARVRFGNFGVVPFVDAGNISTQALPHLNDLRVGAGLGLRYYSNFGPIRVDVGTPINPQRGDSKIAVYVSLGQAF from the coding sequence ATGCCGCTACCGCCTGTCGTGCCTACGATCGGCAATCCGTTAGAGATCGATCCAAATGCGCCGCTCGCGCCGATGTCTGACATCGGCGTGGCTTGGCCTGAAATGGACGCGCCTGATGCCACTGCTCCACCTGTAGCGGAAATTCCCGATATCCAGCCCGGCGATCCGGTGGCGGAGGAAGTCGCGACAGCAGGGGCGGCTGATTCCCAGCCCGAGGCTCCCGCTGCCGAAACCGCCCAGTTCGACGCCGGGGCGGAGCATCGCTATCGCGTGCAGTTGCAAGGGCTGGATGGAATATCCGACACATTGTTCGTGACCCGGTTCGATGAACTGTCGGTGCTGAAGCAGGGTGACAATAAGCCCGCAAATCTTGCCCAGATCAATCGGCGGATAAAGGAAGACACCGAACTGCTCGATCGGTTAATGCGCGCAAAGGGCTACTACAACGCGCGTGTTAGAGGCGCAGTCTCTCCGTCGGCAGCGTCGGAGGAACGGCTTCGGGTGACCATGGACGTGACGCCGGGGCCGCAATATCTGCTGGCATCGATCGATCTTCGGGGATTGGCTGAAGCCGGGCCGAAGGAGCCGGTGTTACGGGACGCTTTTACCGTCAAGACAGGCGATCCCATCGATGCAGATAGAATCGTTGGCGCACAGGAAACTCTTGCGGGGGCTTTATCAAACAACGGTTTTCCCTTCGCCAAGGTAGAGGAACCTGTCGTTCGCGTGGACCATGAGGCGCGTCGGGGTGACCTCGATGTTATAGTTGCGACAGGCGGCTACCGGACGTTCGGAAAAATTGTCATGCCGAACGACGATCTGTTCAGTGCAAGGCATGTTCAGCGTATCGCCAGATTTCATCCCGGCGACACCTACATGGCGTCCGATGTGGAGGATCTGCGCCGCGCTCTGGTGGCGACGGGGCTGGTTTCGACCGTCGCACTGACTCCCAGGGATGCGGGAGACGGCGAGCATGTGGACCTAGGCGTTGAGATCGTGGCGGCCCCGCCCCGCACGATTGCGGGCGAGATCGGCTATGGCACCGGCGAAGGCGCGCGTGTCGCGGCAAGTTGGCAGCACCGCAACTTCTTCCCGCCAGAAGGTGCCGTCACGGTACGCGGCGTACTGGGCACGCAGGAGCAAACCGGGTCGTTCACCTATCGCCGCAATAACTTCAAAAAACGCGATCAGGTGCTGACCGGGTTGCTGTCCATCAGCAACATCAAGCGCGACGCGTTCGATGCGCGCACCGTACAGCTCTCCGGAACGATTGAGCGGCAAACCAACATCATTTTCCAGAAGAAGTGGGTGTGGAGCGTTGGCATGGAACTGGTCGCGTCCGACGAACGCGACAGCTTCAGCCGCATCACTGGCGGACGGCGGACATTCCTGATCGGCGCGACGCCGACGAGCCTTACTTATGACGGTAGTGACGATCTGCTCAATCCCACGAAAGGGTTTCGTCTGGGCGGGCGTTTGAGTCCGGAATTGTCCTTCCAGAACAGCACTTTCGGCTATGTCCGGGCGCAGATTGATGGCAGCCTTTATCAGCCAGTGACGGAGCGGGTTGTGTTGGCAGGACGCACCAGGATCGGCACGATATTGGGTTCGAGCGTCAGCCGCATCGCGCCTTCCCGGCGCTTCTATGCGGGCGGCGGCGGATCGGTGCGCGGTTATGGATTTCAGGCGATCGGACCGCGAGACATCAACAACGATCCAATCGGCGGCAAGAGCTTGGCCGAATTCTCGTTGGAGGCACGGGTGCGGTTCGGCAATTTCGGCGTCGTGCCGTTCGTAGATGCCGGCAATATATCGACACAGGCACTGCCGCACCTCAATGATCTACGCGTCGGCGCAGGATTAGGTTTGCGCTATTACAGCAATTTCGGGCCGATCCGTGTCGATGTCGGAACGCCGATCAATCCGCAGCGGGGCGACTCCAAGATCGCGGTGTATGTGTCTCTCGGACAGGCGTTCTGA